The window tgattcgttaccaattatcctcgtgtagtgacagtatgcgggagggaaaggttttgatcttggaacacacccttggtagattagatccgttcttcgttgcttggcgattatatctctagtgatcctagaccctatggacaaatacTCTTCacatcttgtgcacacatctatcattgctcactagtctagattagattagattagttagattagatctatttcacactcaaacactcaatatagatcttttaccaacgtcattagtgcttagttaatcatagtaatacacttgttccgtggattgataaaccttgggggaatactctaagggaaaagctacacgatccgtgcgcttgcggtacgtaaattggcgctctaaggagcgtcaacagtttTTCTGTTGAAAGTATTAAAACAGAGACAATAAAATGTTGGCATTAACAGGTGAATGATGACACAGAATAAACCTTTGCGGTTAATGAGATTCCTATGACTCAATTGCACCAGTAATTGCTGCTCATCAAAGCCCATTATgatgtccaggttcgttgaatctgAGACACCTTACTCCTATATAAACCAGGCCCTcctccactcatccacacaccACAAGCACTCTTGCTTCAGGTACTCCtacttaggagacctctcccttctccctctgctgctttctgccattcccatcgctagcgttgcgcgcacagctctagcgagagcaggcctccggaacctctgctcgctgaaggtcctgcacggggcgcgggcaatcaggtttttggggagcgtcttgacgcgactgctcgctccctgaacgactacttcgtctacatcccggcgtgaacgactacttcgtctacttcctggtgaccgttcgtgggactgcactgcgaacctcttcctgcatcgacgtcgttcggctacatcaggcaaggccagtcgaatagaatgtctattccagctggtaacggcacAACCGGTGCCTCTGGCACTGGTCCTGCCTTGGGGTACATtctaaacctattctggtttaacattttgttcatgcttattagtgagaataacatgaacacaagcacaaattttgttcacacattatcactcttttatgccatgaaattgctagtaatatttggaattaaaatatatcgAAAATTGCCTAGTTGTCTAACAGATCAGAGCTGGTTTCAGCCTTGGCGAGCCGATCGAGAGTGTGGAGAACGAGAGATGAAACCTGCTGCGGCGCGGGTGTGTCTCCTCAAAGGCTTCTATATAAAGCGCCTCCAATTCGGAGTCAGATTTATGCAGAGGCGTGATCCATCGCCCGGGCTTTCGCTAGCAACCAACACTGCTGACCCCTCCAAACCACCAATTCGAACTCAGGAACTCGGAAAATTGATGCCATCTCAGGTTGAGTTTGCCTTGCTCGTTCGCTCCCGTCTCCACTCGGTTTCTCCGTGGTTTAAGCTGCTAATGGTTTGCGTAAAAATCGGTTGCAACGGTTTGGATTTTGCATTGATCTTACTTTAATTTGGTGAAAAATAGTTGATCTAGCAATGAGTTCGATTTGATTTGGTTTTATAAGAGAAATGATTTGATTTGTTTTGGAACACTAATAGCACGGAGCAACTGCTGTGCACATCCTCCTGTTTGCTTGACTAGTCGTGCTCATCGTCTCAGGCATCAATAGCACGTAGCAATTAAAAAAGTACCACTACCAGCACGCTCCTGCACTACCTACGGGTCTCCACCTTCGTCTCTATTTTTGATGGGTGGTGATTGTTTGATTTTTACATGCTATGGTGTGATCTGGAGTAGTTTATGTCAGCGTGTTTGATAAAAGTAATTTGGTGTAGGTTTAGCCTAGTTTTCAGCTTGATCAGTCGTTGGCATTTTGATTAGTTTTCAACATTATTATCAGACACTTTTTCTTTTGTAAATAGCTCTAGCATGTCTAGGATTTTTTTAAATCAAGATCGACCTTAATTATTTTAAGTGAGTTCGGGTGGCATTGCCTATCTTACATGATTCTCCTACTCGCGTGAGTTTTGGTGTAATTATTTGTGCATGGAGCATCTCTATCACATCTCCTAATAATACATATCGTTAATCAAAGGGAGCATGATCTAATATTATAAGAAAATGTGACATCCCGGTCCAGGActtaataggattgatagaatactcatgtcaacaagttgcaactttttttccggaagccgatctcgaaagaactccaaagttaagcgtgcttggcctggagcaatttcgggatgggtgaccgatcgggaacttcttcccgggtgcgcacgagtgaggacaaagtgcacagaaaagatatgtgttggtctgtgagggtagtctatgtcctaaaaagctgccagatgtaagcagGCCTGGTCTCggagaggcgggacgttacaaaatggtatcagagccgactctcgcggtttcacaggcacgtacgggcgtatgTGCGCGGACATGAGCACGGGCgtgtgggggcgcagatgccaccggcatgtggacgggcgcgtggcgggtcagtgcgcgggcatctgggatgcgtcgttggcactggacgcacggacgtggcacagggaccgttggcactggacgcacggacgtggcacatgggccgttgacactggacgtacgggacgtggccaagagaggatgttcctggcttgggattgaccgacgaggacgtcggtctcttaagggggtgaggatGTGACATCCCGGTCCAGGCCTGGTCTCGGGGAGGTGGGAcgttacaaaaaaaaatgaggAACTAATAACATATACATTTGCGCCAGTGGCGAATCCAAAAGTTGAACATTggattcttcctcctcctctttcctcctctctttttcttctttctcttcctccttttctttcttctcctaCTTCGTCCATGGCTAACCAATGttttgggtggggggggggggaggggcctTGATGGGATGCATGAGGataggggggctccagccctcCCCTACTTGGGTTTACTTGGTGGCCATCTTCATGTTTGTGCTTGGAGTAGTTCAAGATAGCCCTCTCTATTTAGAATTTTGCTTCACTGTGAACAATTATGCCCGGGCCTTCACTTGTACTACTACCCCTTCGCCTGGACTCAGTTGCTAGTCATTTCTAGAGTGTTATGCTTCgtagtttttttatttgtgcTATTCCGTTTGTACTCACTCCAtctcaaaataaatacaattctatggttcaaaatttgtcccacaaaAAATGCAACTTTGACATAGCAACCACAAAAGACAAGAGTCCCCGGAAATTTTTTGTACAAAAGACAAGCCAATGTCTAGATTTTTCTTACAAAAGACAAAGAATAATTTAGTAATTTGCATCTAATATTGGTTTACATGTTCGGTTCTAGAAttacatttattttgggacgaagAGAATATTTTCTTATTCCTATTCGCTTTGCATTTTTAGTAGCAAAGTTCGATAATGtccagagagagagaagggattaTTGAAAACCAAGACAACTGGGCTAGGCCCAACGCCCCAACCTTTCCTTTATCCATCGCACAAATATCAGCCCAACAAGTACCAAAAAGGAAAAATTCCTTCCCATCCCAGCGGGAAGTACCCGCGACACTTCAAAACCAAATTCCGAGCGAAACCCCAAATCCCCtttggcggcgagctcgccggcgatgcggccgccggcgcctaagccccctgctgcctcctcctcgtcctcctacAGCCTGCGCGAGCCCCGTCCAGAGaacccgctcctcctcctcccttcctgtCGCGCCGCCAAGCTATCCCTCGGCTGCCCCCTCCTCGACCGCATCCTCTCCGgcggcctccccgccgcctccgtcACCGAGATCGCCGAAGAATCCGCCTCCGGAAACACCCATCTGTGCCTCCAGCTCGCCCTCCTCGCGCCCCAGTCcccgctctccgcctccgccctctTCCTCCACTCCGACCTCCCGTTCCCTCTTCACCGCCTCCGTGGCCTCGCCCCCAAATCCCGCCCCGATATCCtcgaccacgtcctcgtcgccgccgcgcactcccccaccgacctcctctccctcctctcgcgCGCCCAGCGCTTGCTCGCCCACCCCGgccgctcgccgcaccgccTCCCCATCCGCCTCATCATCCTCGACTCCATCGCCTCCCTCTTCCGCGCCGACTTCGACGCCTCACCGGCCGACCTCAAGCGCCGGTCCGCGCTCTTCTTCCAGATATCCGCGAAGCTCAAGGAGCTGGCCTACAGGCACCACTGCGTGGTGGTGGTGACCAACCAGGTCGTGGACGTGGTGGAGGGCAACGCCGGGAACACCGTGGCGTGGTCGTCGGGGCGCCGGGTCAGCCCTGCGCTCGGGATTGCGTGGGCCAACTGCGTCAACACGCGGCTGTTCCTGACGCGGGAAGTGGACGGCGCCAGCGGGACCGAGAGGAGGCGGATGAAGGTGGCGTTCGcgccgcacctgccggagcGGGCGTGCGAGTTTGTGATACGGAGGGACGGCGTGTTTGGCGTTGAGCCGGCGGGAGAGGTAGGCGCTCCTGTTCTTGGATAAATCTGTGGCCATTACCTATTCGATGAAATGTGCCTGTGGTGTTTGGTTTGGGCACGGTGTAAAAGTTCTTGCCATTTTACTTGAATTATGTAATGGATGGAAAACAatgtaaatttaaaattttgttccaaCACAAAGTTCAGCTTATTAAACTCGTCTGGGAATTCAACAACCAGTGTCGTTACAAAAATCATAATATCCCCTAGATTGAAACATCATAGCTCCTAGATTGACGAACGAGCCAGTGGCTCAGTGGTAGCACTCACAGTGGTGAGGCTGCCCGCCATCATTCGATCCCCTGTGATCGCAACGCTGGTGTCGCACAGGGAATTATTCCCCTGAGGGGTGCCGGGCTGGGTTGGTGTGCGTGTGCGTGAGCCCAGTAGGCGCATCCTCTGACTTCTCAGCAGCCCACCCGCGTTCGAGCGCACGGTCGGCGTGGGTGCTCAATTGAGTTCTTACATGATTCCCCAGTGCTCCTGGATGCtttcaagaaaaaagaaagctCCTAGCCTAGAATCAGGAACAATTAGGTTCTTGTATTATTGAATGCTCCTAGATTGAAACGTGCTAAGATAGTAAGGCATGTACTAATGTAATTTATATTTATTGTTTTAGCGAAATTGTCCTAATTTTATTAATGATCTATTTGGCATGTCACGTGAGTGTGCGTGGAGCCTATTGCTGATTTGTTGCTGACACAACGCACTGTAGTACCATCAAATCAGTTACCGGTGCCAGACTTCAATAGTGCGCAAATGCTTATGATGCTACCGACAGTAATATGCCATCAGAAGATGTGGATTATTTTCCAGTTGAAGCGTTTGCAGCTTGCATTaattaaattttgaaataaCTGTACCTGGAAAGATGATGGCATACTTGAATTCATGCGTAACAATGATAAAGGCTCAATGAGACTTACATGCTCAACAAAATGAAAAATGTTCAATATAAGACATCATGTGAAGATCGAAGAGTATACCAAATGAAGGAATTTACTGTGGTCTTTGGAAAGTGGCACCAGTTTTGATTATTGAATATCACTTAGTCTGATAAAGGGAAGCACACTTCTATAAATAGTAATTATTTTACACAAATAGATTTTGCTACAGCAGTGGTAGAATTTATCAGACCCACCATCAACAtattgttttttcttcttctttttttgaggGCAACATATTGTTTTTTCTTGGTGGTACATGACAGACATTCTCAAGTGCAGTTGACGTTTGGGTCTGTATGAACAAATTATCAACGAATTACTGCTTTGAGAAAAGAATAACAAATCTAATTGATGTTATTGCACAATTAATGAGAAAAAACTAGTAAGTAAATAAAATGAAGCTGATCATCATTGCCTGTACCTTCAGTTCAACATCTAAAAAAAGTTCCAGTTCTAAATTGTGCTGTACATTTTACTTTAATTGTATTGTATATTTTACTTTAATTGTACACGGTTGATGCTTGCAACTGAAGCATGCTTTAACACACTTGAAGTATTGTTATGCCACTCAAGGTACCCTGAGCCAGAAAACAAGAGTAACCTAACTGTCATACATCAAAACTTCATTGTTGAAGTTTCCAGCACAACATGCTTCTATACAAATGTTCACCCATTTCCTTCCTGAATCAGATCAGCGGAAATATCTGCAATTAGTCCATTGTTTGGACGAGTGAGATGTCTAATGTGAACAGTTCTGGAGGCAACTTCTGTTATTTTAACTTCATCATAGTAGCCAGTTCAATGCGGACCACTACGGTGACTAGGAAGGTACCTTGGGTAGTAATGTCCATGTTGGCACTTGGCAGTTGACTTTCTTATTAtatcctttttttccttttattggACAGCTGGTTCTATAGTTTGGTATTTAGGTTGAATAAAATATGGCTCAGCAATTAACTATTTGAGCTTGGTGTAAGCTTAGCAGAACCAACAAAATGACTCCTTTAGCTTAGCGTCGTGGGTTAATCTTTTTTTCCTCAAATAGGGTTAATCAGACTTGGAAATGTGATCTTCAGTCTTGGGTTCAGTGCTCTTGGCTACACTAAGCCTATCGGATTATTGGATAGCCAAGCAACCAGTTTGCAAAAAttcccttgttcgatcacttaaGAGATTAAGTGGATGGAGCCAAGCAACTAATTCAGAGAAGTAGATGGTCTACCAGCAACCATCACTGTTGTATAATTAAGCTATTCAGCCTTCTACGTCAAACCTGCTTTAGTTAGGTTGAGCAGAGCAAGATAACTACTGAACTGGACCATGCAATTTGTAAGCTCCCAAAGTTGCCTTATAGGATAGCCATGTTAAGTCTTGAAGGACCTGCAATAAATTTCAGGTTAGTGCATTTTGTTTAACTTGGGCGTGGTCTCCATATATGGCAAGTAAAGCATCAGGCAGAGCACATCAAGCAACAGTTCAGAGGTGCCAAGGACGAATCATCTCTAGCCATGTATCTGCAAATATGTTAAGGTATGTTCACTGCAAGCCAGCGCTTTTGCCTATATCCTTATAAGTGGGGGAGGAACCACTTTCTGATCATCTGTTCATATCATTTTTAGGCGCACCGGAGTCCACGGATATGCAGATGGATAAGGATGAATTCAACTCAAACTTGCGGTCCAGCAGTCATATCCTCCAAAGCTTCCAACAATATATTTCTTGCAGCTACTGTCAGTTCCAGAGTGCTCGTGCTTTAGGTGGCCACCATAATGCGCATAAGCTCCAGCGTAGCCTTGGGAAGAGAAATCAAGAGGCTTTTCTAGCAGTAAGACAAGGGAAAGATTAAAAATGCTGGGATGCTGAAGCTGGCAGCGATGTTCCGGGTACTGCAAGGATCAGGTGGTTCAACACTATCTAGCAGCACAATGATCCAGAAGTTCTTCAACAGGAAGTAGTCTAATTCAGATCTAGCAAATGGGATAATCAACTTGTCTCTGAAGTTATAATATGCTATCACCTTTCTTCTTTGTAAGCCTTTTCCTTTCCTTCCTATCATAGTTTGAATCTCCACAGGCTACATATCTAGTTAACAATGCCTGCAGTGTTTATGATCCACAATGTCTTGTGAACTTTCGTGGACCCAACATTTCACACAATTGAAGTGGACAAGATCACTAAGTTTGTAGCCTGCTTCTGTTGTAGTGGCAGGTTCAACAAATCTGTACTTTAGATACTCTTTGAATAAAATTATTGATTGTCATAGTTGTGATGCTATAGGTGATCTGTACCTAAATACTACAAACAAATCATGTCCTTTTATCGTCAGCTATCAGTTTATAAACCTGTTTGGATATTCTCATCATGGATTAAAGGGTCAATGAAGGTTATGATTGTATTCTTAGCTACACTATTTACCAGCTTTCCCCATATACATTCAAGCTATTTATAAAGTTCATTCCTTTACTATCTGCATAATTGCTTACACTAGATGATTGAAAACACTTATGCTGCTATCTGTGGCATCCTAAGGCCTAATGGTTCATCGAGGACACATAAGCCGTCTTCCCCTGTGACAGCATAGGGGAAGACGACTTACGGTCCTAGGCACCACTACATAGCTTTTCCATTACAAACATGTGTTTGGATTTTTTATCACTCACGTCAACACATGCAACCAtcttcaaaatttttaaaataGTCGTTGTTCTTGAACTGGGCATCACACTCAAATTCCGATTGCACAGTTATGTTTCTTTCAACAATACCTTCAAAATAAGATCCTACTTGTACATGTTCTGATAATATTTTTCAAAGAGATATAATTTGCTTATGTAGAACATAGAAGTGCCAAACTAAACAAGTTAAAATGCTCAATTGGTTTGCCAAAATAATGGTTAAACATGCATGGAACACCCATCTACCACAACACAATTGTTTACTTTCTTACTAATTATACAACATCCAATCTATCTTCACAATATTAGCATAAATATCTGTTTAATTGAACAAAGGGTAAAGTTATAAGCAACTTTCAATACATCGAAAAGTATTTTTCTCACATTACAAAAATACCACTAAAATATATTGgtgagatcttgttttgaagctcTTGTAAAAACAAGTGCAATGGTGGAACTAGATTTTGAATTGGATGCTCAGTTTGAAAACTACAACTTTTTAACCTTCTCTTCTCCCCTTTTCAAGCATGTACCAATAGTGTCTAGTTCCATTTCATGAGAAAAAATAGTTAGGATCACACTGCATAGAAAATAACGTTAGCATTTTATGCCAACATAACAAGATAACTTGTTTAAAAATGAAATGGTTGTATGGAAAGCTAATCTTAAGACCTGCCCAAAATTAGCAGTGTCCAAGTTTTAAACTATCGCTTTGATATGTAAAGCATTAAGCactaaagtaaaaaaaaagggtCTATTCTTAAGTTTTTTAGCCACCATCCTCAATCATCAGATCTTCATCCAACGGCTCAACTGTTCTTTATTAACCCTATATAAAGACTCTTAACTATACCACAAAGCCTACTTTCCCTCCCCTTAAAATCTTTAA is drawn from Panicum virgatum strain AP13 chromosome 1N, P.virgatum_v5, whole genome shotgun sequence and contains these coding sequences:
- the LOC120656103 gene encoding DNA repair protein XRCC3 homolog — protein: MRPPAPKPPAASSSSSYSLREPRPENPLLLLPSCRAAKLSLGCPLLDRILSGGLPAASVTEIAEESASGNTHLCLQLALLAPQSPLSASALFLHSDLPFPLHRLRGLAPKSRPDILDHVLVAAAHSPTDLLSLLSRAQRLLAHPGRSPHRLPIRLIILDSIASLFRADFDASPADLKRRSALFFQISAKLKELAYRHHCVVVVTNQVVDVVEGNAGNTVAWSSGRRVSPALGIAWANCVNTRLFLTREVDGASGTERRRMKVAFAPHLPERACEFVIRRDGVFGVEPAGEVSAFCLTWAWSPYMASKASGRAHQATVQRCQGRIISSHVSANMLRRTGVHGYADG